The following proteins are encoded in a genomic region of Alistipes shahii WAL 8301:
- a CDS encoding reverse transcriptase/maturase family protein: MRSPARVLNSLTKHSQTTEYRFERLYRILFNEEMYYLAYQRIYAKPGNMTQGADGKTIDRMSLSRIEKLILSLKDESYSPQPSRRVHIPKKNGKTRPLGVPSFDDKLVQEVVRMVLEAIYEGHFEDTSHGFRPHRSCHTALNAVQKTFTGKKWFIEGDIKGFFDNVNHDILIDILKERISDERFIRLIRKFLKAGYLEQWQFHGTYSGMPQGGIISPILANIYLDKLDKYMKEYASKFDKGDRGRQQREYEVLTYQKRLVMRELKTATNNVERKVLVNRLKEIDKTRSAMPCFAPMDGNFKRLKYVRYADDFLIGIIGSKEDAVKIKDDIKRFLADRLALELSDEKTLITHTEKPAKFLGYEVTVRRSNLQKRNKRGSLSRVYGNKVRLKVTTEVIKKKLLELCVLKFSYHNGHEQWIPKHRSELINNDDLEILDSYNAEIRGFYNYYSIANNASELNTFHYIMQYSMYKTFAGKYRTTVRRICRKYKRNGVFTVGYTVKNGQVKERRLYNEGFKRKRPSYDRSIDRCPNPMPGVSTTSLIDRLKARKCELCGATDNLVMHHVRKLGELKGKENWEKLMIARRRKAMAVCGSCHQKIHHGTF; encoded by the coding sequence ATGAGAAGTCCCGCAAGAGTATTAAACAGTCTGACAAAGCATAGTCAAACCACGGAATACAGGTTTGAGAGGCTTTATCGTATTCTTTTCAATGAGGAAATGTATTATCTGGCTTATCAGCGAATATATGCCAAGCCGGGTAATATGACACAAGGTGCAGACGGGAAAACCATCGACCGTATGAGCCTTTCCCGCATTGAGAAACTGATCCTTTCGTTGAAAGACGAAAGCTACTCTCCCCAGCCATCGAGAAGAGTGCACATCCCGAAGAAAAACGGAAAGACACGACCTCTCGGCGTACCCTCTTTCGACGACAAACTGGTGCAGGAGGTAGTACGAATGGTACTGGAAGCTATTTACGAAGGTCACTTTGAAGATACTTCGCACGGCTTCCGTCCGCATCGCAGCTGCCACACCGCATTGAATGCCGTACAGAAGACTTTTACGGGTAAGAAGTGGTTCATCGAAGGAGATATAAAAGGTTTCTTCGACAATGTCAATCATGATATTCTGATCGACATCTTAAAGGAACGTATCTCCGACGAACGATTCATACGACTTATCAGAAAATTTCTAAAAGCGGGTTACTTGGAACAATGGCAATTTCATGGAACGTACAGCGGAATGCCGCAAGGTGGAATTATCAGTCCGATATTGGCCAATATCTATTTGGACAAACTGGATAAGTACATGAAAGAATATGCTTCCAAATTCGACAAGGGAGATAGGGGAAGACAGCAACGGGAATACGAAGTTCTCACTTACCAAAAGAGGCTGGTTATGCGTGAACTCAAAACAGCGACAAATAATGTAGAAAGAAAAGTGCTTGTTAACCGGCTTAAAGAGATAGACAAAACCCGATCCGCGATGCCGTGCTTCGCACCTATGGACGGAAACTTCAAGAGGCTTAAATATGTGAGGTATGCCGACGACTTCCTCATTGGAATTATCGGCAGTAAAGAAGATGCCGTAAAGATCAAGGACGATATAAAGCGTTTCCTTGCAGACAGACTGGCATTGGAATTATCGGATGAGAAAACGCTCATCACTCATACTGAAAAGCCTGCAAAATTCCTCGGATATGAGGTGACTGTCCGCAGGTCGAACCTGCAAAAACGGAACAAACGGGGAAGCCTGTCCCGTGTGTATGGAAACAAGGTCAGATTAAAGGTAACGACCGAAGTAATAAAGAAAAAATTGCTGGAACTCTGCGTGCTGAAATTCAGCTATCATAACGGGCACGAGCAATGGATTCCCAAACACCGGTCGGAACTTATCAATAATGACGACCTTGAAATCCTTGACAGTTACAATGCCGAGATCAGAGGGTTTTACAACTATTACTCGATAGCTAACAACGCTTCTGAACTGAACACTTTTCACTACATCATGCAGTACAGTATGTACAAAACCTTTGCCGGGAAATACCGAACCACAGTAAGACGAATTTGCCGGAAATACAAACGCAACGGAGTCTTTACAGTCGGGTATACGGTAAAAAACGGCCAGGTAAAAGAACGTCGCTTATACAATGAAGGGTTCAAAAGAAAAAGACCTTCTTATGATCGGTCGATTGACAGATGCCCGAATCCAATGCCCGGCGTCAGCACCACAAGCCTTATAGACAGGCTGAAAGCTCGGAAATGCGAGTTGTGCGGTGCTACGGACAATCTGGTTATGCACCATGTGCGTAAACTCGGAGAACTGAAAGGCAAGGAGAATTGGGAAAAACTGATGATTGCCAGACGGCGTAAGGCTATGGCCGTTTGCGGCAGCTGTCATCAAAAGATACATCATGGAACGTTTTAG